The Ignavibacteriales bacterium genomic sequence CAATCTTTAGATAAGTACCTTCAGGAAATTGGTAAAGTTGAATTATTATCACCCGAACAGGAAATAGAACTTACTATTCGTATGAAAAAGGGTGATGAAAGTGCTATGGAGTTACTTACAAAAGCTAATTTGCGTTTCGTTGTAAGTGTTGCAAAACAATATCAGAATCAGGGGTTAGCACTTGGAGATTTAATAAATGAGGGAAATTTAGGTTTGATTAAAGCCGTCAGACGCTTTGATGAAACTCGCGGTTTCAAATTTATTTCTTATGCCGTTTGGTGGATAAGACAATCAATATTGCAAGCTTTGGCTGAGCAATCGAGAATTGTTAGACTTCCATTAAATCGTGTTGGTGCTCTCAATAAAATTGGAAAAGCGTACAGCAATTTAAAGCAGGAATTTGAACGTGAACCAAGTGCTGAGGAAATTGCTCAGGCTCTTGAAATGGATGTGGATGAAATCTCCAGTGCAATGAAACTTTATGGTAAACAAGTTTCCGTAGATGCACCTTTTTCCTTGGGCGATGAAAACAGTTTGTTGGATGTAATTGAGAATGTTGAATTGCCTGCACCTGATACTGAATTAATTTCTGAATCACTGAAGACAGAGATAAATCATGTGCTTGCCATGCTTCCCGATCGTGAAGCAGAAGTTATAAAGTTATACTTTGGACTGGAAGGTGAAAATCCTATGACACTAGAAGAAATTGGTGATAAGTTTAATTTAACTCGTGAAAGAGTTCGTCAAATAAAAGAAAAAGCCATTAGAAGATTAAGACATAATTCTAAAAGCAAAATTTTAAAATCATATCTTGGATAATAAATGATAATTCTTAAATCTTTAATTATATGTTCAATTGTAGCATTTTCTGTCTTTTCATTTAACGCATGTTCAAGTTCTACTGGCTCTTTAAGATATGGGGATAATAATGAAACCAATAAACTCAATTCATCTAGTGAAAATAGGTTTACAAAAGGAAATACATCGTCTATTGATGATACTGTAGTTGTATTTGATGAAGATATTCTAGAATATCAGGATCCTAGTGACTTACCTGAAGATGAAACAAAAATTGATCTAACGGAATTATTAAAAAATCTAGATCAGAATAAAACTAATTCAGATGCTGAGGGACTCAATGCTACTAAAAGAGATTTAATGTTAATGGAAATAATCAAATATTTAAATACACCATATAAGTATGGCGGTAATTCACTAAACGGTATTGATTGCAGTGCATTTACTCAAAGTGTTTATAAAAATTCGTGGTTATTAGATCTGAATCGTACGGCTAGAGATCAGTTTCAACAGGGAACTGTAATTGATAACAGAAATGAATTAAAATTTGGTGATCTTATTTTTTTTAATACTAGAAGAAGAGTTAAACCAGGCCATGTTGGTATTTATATTGGTGAAAATTTGTTTGCTCATGCATCCTCAAAATTAGGAGTAACAATTTCTTCACTTGAACATTCCTATTATGATAAAAGATATATGGGTGCGCGCAGAATAGATGAAGAGTAAAGTTTGTAACTATGCATTTTGATCTTCATAAAAAAAGCTGTTCAAAAATCGAACAGCTTTTTTTTATTAACTAAATATTTTATTTATTTAACTGCAACCGGTAGTAGAACCACAAGTCATACATTTTAAACAAGTTCCGTTTCTAACCATAGTAATGCTTTGACATTCAGGACATATATCACCGGTATAACCATTTTCAATTGCTTGTTTAACTTTGTTATTTATACTGCTATTAACTGTTTGAGTTTTTCTTTCTTTTGTGGCCGTAATTTTTGTTCCTGGTGCAAAGCTGTATTTTTCAGGATTGTCCTTATCAAGTTCAACAAGCCGTTCACTTATAATCTCTTCACTTTCAAATTCAGGCTCACTTAATTTTTTTACGATACCTCTTGATGCTTTTGATGTGATTTCATCGGTATCAACGTGTGAAAGATCATTTCTTCCAAGATATGTTACAGCCAGTTCTCTAAAAATATAATCAATAACTGAAGTTGCCATTTTAATTTTATCGTTTCCAGTTACAATTCCACTTGGTTCAAACCTTGTAAATACAAATGCGTCAGTAAATTCTTCAAGCGGAACACCGTGCTGTAATCCCAAAGAGATTGAGATAGCAAAACAGTTTATTAAACTTCGGAAAGATGCTCCTTCGCGGTGCATATCGATAAATATCTCACCTAATTGACCGTTATCGTATTCGCCGGTTCGTATATAAACTGATTGACCGTTGATTTTAGCCTTTTGAGTATAACCCGATCTTCTATCCGGCAATCTTCTTCTTTTTGCTATGTAACGGTGAATAATTTTTTCAGCGACTTTTACAATATCATTTTTCTCTTTATCATCCATTAATGCTTCAACTTCTTCATCGCTCATTGTATTTAGTGGCTGAGAAAGTTTTGAACCATCGCGGTAAAGAGCATTTGCTTTTATTCCAAGTTTCCAGCTTTGCATGTAAGCATCTTTAATCTCTTCAATGCCTGCATTGCCGGGGAGGTTTATTGTCTTAGAAATAGCACCTGAGATAAATGGCTGAGCTGATGCC encodes the following:
- a CDS encoding C40 family peptidase, whose translation is MIILKSLIICSIVAFSVFSFNACSSSTGSLRYGDNNETNKLNSSSENRFTKGNTSSIDDTVVVFDEDILEYQDPSDLPEDETKIDLTELLKNLDQNKTNSDAEGLNATKRDLMLMEIIKYLNTPYKYGGNSLNGIDCSAFTQSVYKNSWLLDLNRTARDQFQQGTVIDNRNELKFGDLIFFNTRRRVKPGHVGIYIGENLFAHASSKLGVTISSLEHSYYDKRYMGARRIDEE
- a CDS encoding sigma-70 family RNA polymerase sigma factor, producing MRIVKQFTNRDNQSLDKYLQEIGKVELLSPEQEIELTIRMKKGDESAMELLTKANLRFVVSVAKQYQNQGLALGDLINEGNLGLIKAVRRFDETRGFKFISYAVWWIRQSILQALAEQSRIVRLPLNRVGALNKIGKAYSNLKQEFEREPSAEEIAQALEMDVDEISSAMKLYGKQVSVDAPFSLGDENSLLDVIENVELPAPDTELISESLKTEINHVLAMLPDREAEVIKLYFGLEGENPMTLEEIGDKFNLTRERVRQIKEKAIRRLRHNSKSKILKSYLG